Proteins encoded together in one Rossellomorea sp. y25 window:
- a CDS encoding glutathionylspermidine synthase family protein, translating into MTASHREKRNSFYERIPEFWHDLYDMEYSLLDIKMESRDTISAIHEASRRVYSIYQKSADLLRELEDHTLLELGFPEESLSYIRFKSIPQECIVGRFDFVVSGEEIKLLEFNSDTPTFIKELYHVNEKVCQYFGCSNPNEGFETGLAKELKRALLSSWKSLQREGEPKIVFTSHQDHEEDHLTTKYLQKLSGVPSEYVSLDQLQIRESGLYTPQGERIDVLYRPTYPIEHLIDDKDPLTEEQVGLDLMQMVMEKKLAILNPPSAFLLQSKGVQALIWGLHEASSSFYTDEEHQWIKQYFLPTYLDADYFEKNGITYVQKPAFGREGDTVKIMEATGKILLEDKKETYKQTLPVFQQFIPLPVTAIKTDEGMKDASLMVGSFIINGTAGAIGIRAGNAITDNESYFLPVGLQEK; encoded by the coding sequence ATGACAGCCTCTCACCGTGAAAAAAGAAACTCTTTCTATGAGCGTATTCCTGAATTTTGGCATGATTTGTATGACATGGAGTACTCATTATTGGATATTAAGATGGAATCACGTGACACGATTTCAGCGATACATGAAGCATCCCGAAGAGTGTACAGTATTTATCAAAAAAGTGCGGATCTACTTCGTGAGTTGGAAGATCATACCCTTCTGGAGCTAGGTTTTCCAGAGGAATCCCTGTCCTATATAAGGTTTAAGTCCATTCCTCAAGAGTGTATTGTTGGCCGATTTGATTTCGTTGTAAGCGGAGAGGAAATCAAGCTATTAGAATTCAATAGCGACACCCCCACCTTTATCAAGGAGCTTTATCATGTGAATGAAAAGGTTTGTCAGTATTTCGGGTGTTCAAATCCTAATGAGGGATTCGAGACGGGATTAGCGAAAGAGCTAAAGCGGGCACTCTTATCATCCTGGAAGTCTTTGCAACGGGAAGGCGAACCTAAGATCGTCTTCACCTCTCACCAGGATCACGAAGAGGATCACCTGACAACAAAATATCTACAAAAGCTTTCAGGTGTGCCGTCTGAATATGTGAGCCTGGATCAGCTGCAAATTCGAGAAAGTGGCCTTTATACTCCTCAAGGGGAGCGGATCGATGTATTGTACCGGCCGACGTATCCTATCGAACATCTCATTGATGATAAGGACCCTCTTACAGAAGAGCAAGTGGGCTTGGACCTGATGCAAATGGTAATGGAAAAAAAGCTTGCCATCTTGAATCCCCCCTCCGCATTTTTACTTCAATCTAAAGGAGTTCAAGCACTTATATGGGGTCTTCATGAAGCATCTAGTTCCTTCTATACAGATGAGGAACATCAATGGATCAAACAATACTTTCTTCCAACCTACTTAGATGCTGATTATTTCGAGAAGAATGGGATCACCTACGTTCAAAAGCCTGCATTTGGCCGAGAAGGAGATACGGTCAAAATCATGGAAGCGACAGGAAAGATCCTTTTAGAAGATAAAAAAGAAACTTATAAGCAGACCCTGCCAGTGTTCCAACAATTTATCCCTCTGCCTGTTACTGCGATTAAGACGGATGAAGGAATGAAGGATGCAAGCTTGATGGTCGGCAGTTTCATTATTAATGGTACGGCCGGTGCAATCGGAATACGGGCTGGTAACGCCATCACCGATAACGAATCATACTTTCTGCCTGTAGGGTTACAGGAGAAATAA
- a CDS encoding potassium channel protein, whose product MIIFQRLWKQITKMDFGFILLLSLIIILLGTFGSHFLEPKTFPSLFDGFWWTMTTLTTVGYGDYFPVSVGGRLLGIFLFIFGIGIIGVLISKTVDSITTFQKFKREGKLVYTYEDHYIYINWSKKTERAIEEILAHVPDAEIVLIDMLPVTPIEHEQVHFIQGDPSDENVLLKANIFEAKRVAIFSDSKIEDPSLTDGKTLLIASAVEGLSKTHQKEVHTIVEVSEDRHIPKFQHIAVEDFILSNDSVSLLMAKATLHPGTTNLFRQLLSKRYGNNIHEFRVKENWKTIKEASEELLEKGAILLAVNDNMDFTDAMNRELHADDVLYVVCHDRVYEQLNQ is encoded by the coding sequence ATGATTATATTTCAAAGGCTTTGGAAACAGATTACGAAGATGGACTTCGGTTTCATTCTTCTATTATCCCTGATTATTATCCTGTTGGGAACCTTTGGCAGTCATTTTTTGGAGCCTAAAACATTTCCATCGCTTTTTGATGGGTTCTGGTGGACGATGACGACCTTGACCACTGTCGGATACGGAGATTATTTTCCCGTTTCGGTGGGAGGACGTTTATTGGGAATCTTCCTGTTTATCTTTGGAATCGGGATTATTGGGGTGTTGATCAGTAAAACCGTTGATTCCATTACAACATTTCAGAAATTCAAGAGGGAGGGAAAGTTAGTGTATACATATGAAGATCATTATATCTACATCAATTGGTCGAAGAAAACGGAGAGAGCCATTGAGGAAATCCTTGCTCATGTGCCAGATGCTGAGATTGTTCTCATTGATATGCTTCCTGTAACACCCATTGAGCATGAGCAGGTACATTTCATACAAGGTGATCCTTCCGATGAGAATGTATTACTGAAAGCCAATATCTTCGAGGCAAAACGTGTGGCGATATTCTCGGATTCAAAGATTGAAGACCCTTCGCTTACCGATGGAAAAACATTATTGATTGCGTCTGCCGTTGAAGGTTTATCGAAGACTCATCAGAAAGAAGTCCACACAATTGTGGAAGTGTCTGAAGATCGCCATATTCCTAAATTCCAGCATATTGCCGTTGAGGATTTTATTTTATCCAATGATTCTGTTTCCCTATTGATGGCAAAAGCAACACTTCATCCAGGAACGACCAATTTATTCAGGCAGTTACTAAGTAAACGATACGGTAATAATATTCACGAGTTTAGAGTAAAAGAGAATTGGAAAACCATCAAGGAGGCTTCTGAGGAGCTGCTTGAAAAGGGAGCTATCCTGCTCGCTGTGAATGATAATATGGATTTCACTGATGCCATGAACCGTGAGCTGCATGCTGATGACGTTCTTTATGTCGTATGCCATGACAGAGTGTACGAACAATTAAATCAATAA